Within Wyeomyia smithii strain HCP4-BCI-WySm-NY-G18 chromosome 2, ASM2978416v1, whole genome shotgun sequence, the genomic segment GAAAGCAGCATATGGCTAAGATACTATCTCCTGCTAATTAAGACTACAAGAAGCAAATTAGACATGCAGGACGATGAGAAATTGTcaattgtaataaaacagataaTTAAGACAATCGAATATTCTACATCAGTGTTAATAATCACTGAAATTCGTTAGAAAGACAGCGAAGTTCTTAGTGCTGccaaaactttgaaaatgttCATTTTCGAGAACGGATTACCGATCATCAATCTTTATAATTGCCAGAACCATTTATTTACACTACATGTATCTGCCTAATGTAAATATAGCTTGCAGAAACAATCGTGCAGATGAAATTTGTGTAAAATAAGCATTCAAATCAAGTCTGCGGAACGAAACTAAGATGGACTCTGATGTAGAATTTAAACCGTGCAAGACACGGTGTCCACTATGGAACGGCCCTTAAAGGACTCAAGAAAATTTGAGAGCTGTCGGAGATATCTTAAAACGGTTCCCGGCAATATAACTGTTGACTAACCCATTCGTATGAAGCAAATCGTTTTTTGtcataaaaaaacatgttcTTTTTAGCATATTGAATACCTATCCATGTTTTTTGTAATCAGTATTATTTTTCCCATCAAAATCATTTGCTGTTAAAATAGGTCCATTTGTTCagaagtcatttttttatttgaaaaagtaaCAATTTTTGGAACCACCCTAACTCAAAGTCACCCtaagtgtgaacaaaaaaaaaagccgaAGGAACGAATAATATATGCACAGAGTTTGAACAAAGTTGGAAAGTTGTTATCTGTTTTTTGGCTGCGGATATCCTGTTGTTATGTAATTTATTGACTTATCAATCGTCTCTCCAAAGTTATACTAACAGCATTATATAATTGTCAGCAAAACAAATATAAcgctttcaagttttttttgtgcatCTCCCGCAGATGCTAAAAACGACAAACTGTTGAAAGATTTCGGTATCGACATTGCCAACCTAAGCGATACGGCTCAGGAAGCGCTGGATAATTACGCCAAAATCCGACAGCTAACCGGTTTGGCTCAGCTGGATCCCTCGTTTGTGGATGAATACTGCTACCAGGAGCAGGCAAAGCGACTGGAAGCACGACTGCAAGCGATCCCACTGAATGCCCGCATCAAGCAGCTGAGAGAGGACATCAAGCGGGAAGAAAGCGACCTTGCCAGGCTGG encodes:
- the LOC129724648 gene encoding uncharacterized protein LOC129724648, which encodes MDKDTSRVVTLNKTLEDIRLQNAKNDKLLKDFGIDIANLSDTAQEALDNYAKIRQLTGLAQLDPSFVDEYCYQEQAKRLEARLQAIPLNARIKQLREDIKREESDLARLEAFVTETQSQLIPTDVMEKMRVTREKRIEMLRSKQKTLMGKADTIKLDDLIAKVNSLEADENT